TGCTTGACGCCTGCCCCTGATTCAAACATCAGGCCAAGATTGGCACACCCGACCGCAACTCCTCCGAGACACGCTTTACGAAACACCTCGCCCGCCTGAAAGAAGTCTTGTTTCACACCGGTGCCTTTTTTATACATCAGACCCAGATTGGCACACCCCCACGCATCACCCCCGTCACACGCTTTGCGATACCA
Above is a window of Nitrospira sp. DNA encoding:
- a CDS encoding sel1 repeat family protein, with product MYKKGTGVKQDFFQAGEVFRKACLGGVAVGCANLGLMFESGAGVKQSNLDALNYFTKACEMKNEVGCKHYERVKSKK